AGCGCCCAGTCCAATATAATATAGTAGGTCAGGCATACCATTGTTGACGCCAGCCCGTATCGTCTGTCAGGCATTCTCCCATTCTCCCACGACCAATCCGCCCTCCTCATGACGCCCCGACCCGCGCTCGTCCTTCTGGCCCTCTTCGCCTTGCTCCCCTCCCCGCGATCTGCCACCGCGGCGGAACCGCCTTCGCGGCCCAACATTGTCCTCATCATCTCCGACGATCAGGCCTGGACCGACTACGGCTTCATGGGCCACCCCGTCCTGCGCACCCCCCACCTCGACCGCCTCGCCGCCAGCGGCGCCCTGTTCCGGCGTGCCTACGTCCCCACGGCCCTCTGCAGGCCATCCCTCGCCTCGATCGTCACCGGGCTCTTTCCCCATCAACATGGCATTACCGGCAATGATCCGTCGCCGTCGCTCGCCCCGCCCGGCTCCCCGGAATATGCCGGCCTCCGCGAACGGCTGATCTCGAAGATGGACCGCCACCCCACCCTCCCCGGCCTCCTGGGGGAGGTCGGTTACCTCAGCCATCAGTCCGGCAAGTGGTGGGAAGGATCCTACCGCCGCGGCGGCTTCAGCCACGGCATGACCCGCGGCTTCCCCGAGCCGGGCGGGCGCCACGGCGACGATGGCCTCGCCATCGGCCGCCAGGGACTACAGCCCATTCAGGACTTCATCGACCACGCGACCCGCGAAGGGCGCCCCTTTTTCGTCTGGTACGCGCCGTTCCTGCCGCACACGCCCCACAATCCTCCGGAACGATTCCTCGCCCGTTATCGCTCCGCCGTTCCCTTCCTGCCGATCGCCCGCTACTACGCCATGTGCGAGTGGTTCGATGACACCCTCGGACAGCTCCTCGAACTGCTCGACCGTCGCGGCCTGTCCGACAACACCCTGGTCGCCTACGTCGGCGATAACGGCTGGATCCAGGATCCGCATGGGACCGGGTTCGCCCCGCGCTCGAAACAGTCCGCCCACGAAGGCGGCATCCGGCAACCGATCCTTCTCCGCTGGCCCGCCGCGATCCGCCCCCAGGTGCGGGACGACCTGGTCTCCAGCCTCGACCTCATGCCCACCCTCCTTCGCGCCGCGGGCGCCCGCGTTCCTGAAGCCCTGCCCGGACTCGATCTCCTCCCGGCGTTGCGGGACGACACCCCCCTTCCCCGCGACGCCATCTTCGGCGAGGGCTTCGCCCACGACATTGCGGATCTGGACCGGCCCGAGGTCACCCTTCTCTACCGCTGGATCATCGAGGGCCGCTGGAAACTCCTCCTCACCCACGACGGTCGTCTCGGCCGCTACGCTGCGGTCCATCCCCGCACCGAACGCGGACCCCAGCTCTTCGACCTCCTCACCGATCCCCACGAACACACCAATCTCGCCGAACGGGAACCCGACCG
Above is a genomic segment from Verrucomicrobiia bacterium containing:
- a CDS encoding sulfatase — protein: MTPRPALVLLALFALLPSPRSATAAEPPSRPNIVLIISDDQAWTDYGFMGHPVLRTPHLDRLAASGALFRRAYVPTALCRPSLASIVTGLFPHQHGITGNDPSPSLAPPGSPEYAGLRERLISKMDRHPTLPGLLGEVGYLSHQSGKWWEGSYRRGGFSHGMTRGFPEPGGRHGDDGLAIGRQGLQPIQDFIDHATREGRPFFVWYAPFLPHTPHNPPERFLARYRSAVPFLPIARYYAMCEWFDDTLGQLLELLDRRGLSDNTLVAYVGDNGWIQDPHGTGFAPRSKQSAHEGGIRQPILLRWPAAIRPQVRDDLVSSLDLMPTLLRAAGARVPEALPGLDLLPALRDDTPLPRDAIFGEGFAHDIADLDRPEVTLLYRWIIEGRWKLLLTHDGRLGRYAAVHPRTERGPQLFDLLTDPHEHTNLAEREPDRVARLAERIARWWPVSPTP